In Nisaea acidiphila, the DNA window ATCAGTCCGATCCGCTTCTTCGCCTGCATGCAATCCGCTCCCCGGTTCGGCCCGATAATTTCCAAATGCGCGCTACACTGTCCTCCCCGGCCCCGCTAGGCTGCAAGAAAAAGCACTAAAGAAAACAACTGATATAGGACGGGAGGACATGTCCGATATTACCGAATCCGATCTGCAGAAGCTGACGGAGTGGGATACCCCCACGATCTGCAACGGTCTTGAAGTCGTCACGCCGGAACGCCGCACCATCGGCTTCACCACCATGCCGCTGGTCGCGCTCGACCCGTCCCTGCCGCCGATCTGCGGTTATGCCCGCACCGCCACAATGCGTGCCGTTACACCGCCGCAGGGCGATGCGAAGGCGCACCGGGCCGCCTATTACACCTATGTCGCCGAAGGGCCCGGCCCGCGCATCGTCGTGCTGCAGGATCTCGATCCGGAACCCGGTTTCGGCGCCTTCTGGGGCGAGGTGAACACCACCGTCCACAAGGGGCTCGGCTGCCTCGGCTGCGTCACCAACGGTTCCTTCCGCGATATCGACGCCTCCGCCAAGGGCTTTCAGATCCTCGGCGGCAAGGTCGGCCCGAGTCACGGCTGGGTGCACCCGGTAGATTTCGGCGTGCCGGTGAATATCGGCGGCATGGCGGTCAATCACGGCGACATCATCCATGCCGACAGGCACGGAGCGGTCGTGGTTCCTGCCGAAGCGGTGAAAAAACTGCCCGAGGCCATCGCGATGCTGGAGCGGCGCGAGAAGGTCATCCTCGATGCGGCCAAGGCGCCCGATTTCGATATCGACAAGCTGAAGGCCGCAATGGCCGGTGCCGCCGAGATCCACTGACCCCTCCCGCCCGAAGAGATCCGAAATGAAGAACAAGTTCCATGTGCTTGTGCCGGACAAGCTGAATCCCGCCGGCCAGTCGCTCTTTGATGCGCGCGACGATATCGAGACCACGACGCTGCACTTCCCGACCGAGGACGAACTGGTCGCTGCCGCGGCAACCTGCGATGCGATCGCGGTGCAGACCACGAAGATCCCACGCCGGGTGATCGAGGCGGCGCCGAACCTGAAGGTCGTCTCCCGGCACGGCGTCGGGTACGATTCCGTCGATGTCGAAGCCTTGACCGAACGGGGCATCCCGCTCTGCGTTGCCGCCTCCTCCAACATGGTCTCGGTGGCGGAGCACACGCTCTATTTCATCCTCGCGCTTGCGAAGAAAAGCGTCGAATTCGATCACGCCACCCGGAATGACAATTTCTGGATCAAGCGCCAGATGGGCGCCCAGGACATCGCCGAGAAGTCCCTGCTGATCGTCGGTTTCGGACGCATCGGCACGC includes these proteins:
- a CDS encoding RraA family protein; this encodes MSDITESDLQKLTEWDTPTICNGLEVVTPERRTIGFTTMPLVALDPSLPPICGYARTATMRAVTPPQGDAKAHRAAYYTYVAEGPGPRIVVLQDLDPEPGFGAFWGEVNTTVHKGLGCLGCVTNGSFRDIDASAKGFQILGGKVGPSHGWVHPVDFGVPVNIGGMAVNHGDIIHADRHGAVVVPAEAVKKLPEAIAMLERREKVILDAAKAPDFDIDKLKAAMAGAAEIH